One genomic window of Cololabis saira isolate AMF1-May2022 chromosome 3, fColSai1.1, whole genome shotgun sequence includes the following:
- the clk2b gene encoding dual specificity protein kinase CLK2b yields the protein MGRKELFSLFKGLLDCICLCLNQRSREVSGDNERDCENGHLIYKSGDVLADRYEIVQTLGEGTFGKVAQCSDHGRGGSQIALKIIKNQEKYREAAKLEINVLRRIREKDPHHQQSCVQMTDWFIYYGHVCISFELLSLSTFDFMKSNNFLPYPINQIRQMASQICRAVRFLHDNRLIHTDLKPENILFVNSDYSLVYNAEKKCNERRINDTTVKLIDFGSATFDHEHHSVVISTRHYRAPEVILELGWSHPCDVWSIGCILFEYYEGFTLFQTHDNKEHLAMMERLHGPIPPRMVHRSRRQKYFRHGRLDWNECSKAGRLVKSRCKPLREYLLSHGTEHHQFFDLLERMLEYEPSKRNSLPSALEHPFFTPPHHTARTQGWRNSWDMSK from the exons ATGGGAAGGAAAgagctgttttctctttttaaaggtTTGCTGGACTGTATTTGCCTCTGCTTGAAT CAAAGAAGCCGTGAGGTTTCAGGCGACAATGAGCGGGACTGTGAAAATGGTCACCTGATCTACAAAAGCGGGGACGTCCTCGCTGACAGAT ATGAGATCGTCCAAACTCTAGGAGAGGGGACTTTTGGGAAAGTGGCGCAGTGTTCAGACCACGGCAG GGGGGGAAGTCAAATCGCCCTGAAGATCATTAAGAACCAGGAGAAATACAGAGAAGCAGCCAAGCTAGAAATCAATGTACTGAGGAGGATCCGTGAGAAAGATCCACACCACCAACA AAGCTGCGTGCAGATGACTGACTGGTTTATCTACTACGGCCATGTGTGCATCTCTTTTGAGCTGTTGTCGCTCAGCACCTTTGACTTCATGAAATCAAACAACTTCCTGCCTTATCCAATTAACCAGATCCGACAAATGGCGAGCCAGATCTGCCGCGCTGTCCGCT TTCTCCATGACAACAGGCTGATTCACACCGACCTGAAGCCGGAGAACATCCTATTTGTCAACTCAGACTACTCGCTCGTATACAACGCTGAGAAG AAGTGCAATGAAAGGAGAATAAATGACACTACAGTAAAGCTGATCGACTTTGGCAGTGCCACGTTCGACCATGAACACCACTCTGTCGTCATCTCCACTCGTCACTACCGAGCCCCAGAGGTCATACTGG AGTTGGGTTGGAGTCACCCATGTGATGTGTGGAGCATCGGCTGCATCCTGTTTGAATACTATGAAGGGTTCACACTGTTCCAG ACTCATGACAATAAGGAACATCTTGCAATGATGGAAAGACTACACGGACCAATTCCCCCAAGAATGGTTCATAGGAGCAG aAGGCAGAAATACTTCCGCCATGGCCGTCTAGACTGGAACGAGTGCTCCAAGGCTGGACGCTTGGTGAAATCCAGATGCAAACCATTAAGG GAGTACCTGTTATCACATGGGACAGAACACCACCAGTTTTTTGATCTCTTGGAGAGGATGTTGGAATACGAGCCCTCAAAACGCAACTCTCTTCCTTCTGCTCTGGAGCATCCTTTCTTCACACCTCCCCATCATACAGCAAGGACTCAGGGCTGGAGGAACAGCTGGgacatgagcaaatga
- the setdb1b gene encoding histone-lysine N-methyltransferase SETDB1-B isoform X1 produces the protein MATTSEEQPAAVHYNYDPESDPEPQDESESVAESQPRLQQDVSERMEVDGWDPSLEEELGISLDELKKWIEEAVEKSEIVQKKRNQLTELKEWVEQKEEEEAKTEMLLNDANQSVLECEKLVKAAYQSNGLVYRESSSEDEGGGGGALASEVIEIDDDDDDDVIAVGCLVPPKKTLTPSKDPVLKEASAVLQKTTQQVQKTSQQVQKLVQIVNKPSPSAHLLRSPMQPSGIQGSAPAVFISQAPSSQASTQPNPNMKEDELLVGMSILGKKRTKTWHKGNLVAINAVGNGVFKYKVKFDKGKSLLSGNHVAFDYNPTLESLYVGARVVAKYKDGNLVWLYAGIVAEMPNNKNRMRFLIFFDDGYASYVILPELYPICRPLKHTWEDIEDASCRDFIEEYISAYPSRPMVLLKVGQIIKTEWEGTWWKSKVEEVDGSLVKILFLDDKRSEWIYRGSTRLEPMFNLKMTTANTHEKKLAGHQRTRPNMGALRSKGPVVQYTGVEHVGSSPVKGSQAPATDSPTTPQIQPRPQIQQPQQSQQPQLTQHTHHTQLTQQTQQTQHSQFTQHTQYTKLSQQTPQTPQQTVQPIRIENKHQMAKKSTSPFVPGIGGTHASKLLQSASSNSITLSNVRILTTASTAPSNLTQSYQRQLSSLAPAPAPVTHALATIPQQPSYRAPTDRIFYLAHTCQPACLNRVRPVKSDMHRGKNPLLSPLLYDFRRMTGRRKVNRKMSFHVIYKAPCGLCLRNMGEIQQYIFQTRCDFIFLEMFCLDPYVLVDRPFQPQRPFYYIPDITGGKEDIPLSCVNEIDTTPPPNVAYSKERIPEDGVFINTSADFLVGCECTDGCRDKSKCSCHQLTLQATGCTPGGQINPHAGYQYKRLEECLPTGIYECNKRCKCCAQSCTNRLVQHGLQVRLQLFKTQNKGWGIRCLDDVAKGSFVCIYAGKILTDDFADKEGLEMGDEYFANLDHIESVENFKEGYESEAHCSDSEGSGVDVSRIKIQPSALASSAAGRPPKKNRSSNSSDDSNEDDEKDSKSEDESDSSDDTFVKDNYFSSSSVWRSYTTRGQAKGNKEGSQDSKDGMSISVKGRDDEKPPSMPEETGKSKVASWLTSHGMKKEGEDSKNQMKTESGKKQDVMTVSDSDDVQTISSGSEDNKEREREKVTPGVIKKQVAVKSTRGIALKNSHSMMVKTSTPGGGGGSSGQGGKHGHQGQTGGGGGGGGGGGGGGENPPKFTRLFFDGEESCYIIDAKLEGNLGRYLNHSCSPNLFVQNVFVDTHDLRFPWVAFFASKRIRAGTELTWDYNYEVGSVEGKELLCCCGSTECRGRLL, from the exons GATGGAGGTGGATGGCTGGGACCCAAGCCTGGAGGAAGAGCTTGGCATTTCTCTGGATGAGCTCAAGAAATGGATCGAAGAAGCTGTGGAGAAGAGCGAGATTGTacagaagaaaagaaatcagTTGACTGAGCTTAAGGAATGGGTGGagcagaaagaggaggaggaggcgaaGACAGAGATGCTTCTTAATGATGCCAACCA GTCAGTATTAGAGTGTGAGAAGCTGGTGAAGGCAGCTTATCAAAGTAATGGTCTTGTCTACCGGGAGAGCAGCTCGGAGGAcgagggaggtggaggaggtgcaCTGGCCTCTGAAGTCATTGAGatagatgatgacgatgacgacgaTGTTATTGCTGTTGGCTGTT TGGTTCCCCCAAAGAAGACTTTAACTCCTTCCAAAGACCCTGTG TTAAAAGAAGCTTCTGCAGTTCTGCAGAAAACCACCCAGCAGGTGCAGAAAACATCCCAGCAGGTGCAGAAGTTGGTCCAAATTGTCAACAAACCCTCACCAAGTGCACATTTGCTCCGGTCTCCAATGCAGCCTTCAG GTATCCAGGGTTCAGCACCAGCAGTGTTTATATCCCAGGCTCCGTCATCACAAGCATCGACCCAGCCAAACCCTAACATGAAAGAGGATGAACTTTTAGTCGGGATGAGCATTCTGGGAAAGAAACGCACCAAGACATGGCACAAAGGCAACCTCGTTGCTATCAACGCTGTCG GAAATGGTGTGTTCAAGTATAAAGTGAAGTTTGATAAAGGCAAGAGTCTGCTGTCTGGAAACCATGTGGCTTTTGATTACAACCCCACCCTGGAGAGTCTGTACGTCGGCGCTCGAGTTGTTGCTAAATACAAAGATGGCAACCTGGTGTGGCTCTATGCAGGAATCGTAGCAGAGATGCCCAACAACAAGAACCGCATGAG GTTCCTGATTTTCTTTGACGATGGCTATGCTTCGTATGTAATACTACCTGAACTCTATCCAATATGCAGACCAT TAAAACATACTTGGGAGGACATCGAGGATGCATCGTGTCGAGACTTCATCGAGGAGTACATCTCTGCTTATCCCAGCAGGCCAATGGTGCTCCTGAAGGTCGGCCAGATAATCAAGACGGAGTGGGAGGGAACCTGGTGGAAGAGTAAAGTGGAGGAGGTGGATGGCAGCTTGGTCAAGATCCTGTTTTTG GATGACAAGCGGAGCGAGTGGATCTACAGAGGATCCACCAGGTTGGAGCCCATGTTCAATCTGAAAATGACAACGGCAAACACCCACGAAAAGAAGCTGGCTGGCCACCAGAGAACAAGACCTAATATGG GGGCGTTGAGGAGTAAAGGCCCAGTTGTTCAGTACACCGGGGTCGAACACGTTGGGTCGTCTCCTGTGAAAGGATCACAGGCTCCAGCTACTGATTCTCCAACAACGCCGCAGATTCAACCCCGTCCACAAATACAGCAACCCCAGCAGAGTCAGCAACCCCAGCTTACCCAGCATACCCATCATACGCAGCTTACCCAGCAAACCCAGCAAACCCAGCATAGCCAGTTTACCCAACATACCCAGTATACCAAGCTAAGCCAGCAAACCCCTCAGACACCACAACAAACTGTGCAGCCTATTCGCATTGA GAATAAACATCAGATGGCAAAGAAGAGCACATCTCCATTTGTCCCTGGTATTGGGGGCACGCATGCCTCCAAACTCTTGCAGTCTGCATCCTCCAACTCCATCACTCTCTCCAA TGTAAGAATATTGACTACTGCAAGTACTGCCCCATCCAATTTGACGCAGTCGTATCAGAGACAGTTGTCCTCTCTGGCTCCCGCCCCGGCTCCCGTGACGCATGCGCTGGCCACCATCCCTCAGCAGCCCTCGTACCGAGCCCCGACAGACCGCATCTTCTACCTGGCACACACATGCCAACCTGCTTGCCTAAACCGGGTTCGACCGGTAAAATCCGACATGCACAGAGGGAAGAACCCCCTCCTCAGCCCTTTGCTGTACGATTTCAGACGCATGACAGGACGACGCAAAGTCAATCGCAAG ATGTCTTTTCACGTGATCTACAAAGCTCCGTGCGGACTTTGCCTTCGTAACATGGGAGAGATCCAGCAGTACATCTTCCAGACCCGCTGTGACTTTATATTCCTTGAGATGTTCTGTCTGGACCCCTACGTACTTGTGGATCGGCCATTCCAGCCGCAAAGGCCCTTCTATTACATTCCAGACATCACTGGCGGAAAGGAAGACATCCCGCTTTCCTGTGTCAACGAGATTGATACCACCCCACCTCCTAACGTCGCCTACA GTAAAGAGCGTATTCCCGAAGATGGAGTATTTATCAACACGAGTGCAGACTTCTTGGTTGGGTGTGAATGTACTGACGGCTGCCGAGACAA ATCCAAATGCTCGTGCCACCAGCTGACTCTTCAGGCTACAGGTTGTACGCCGGGAGGGCAGATCAACCCACACGCAGGATACCAGTACAAGCGATTAGAGGAGTGCCTGCCCACAGG GATCTACGAGTGTAATAAAAGGTGCAAATGTTGTGCTCAGAGCTGCACTAACCGACTGGTGCAGCATGGCCTGCAGGTCCGACTCCAACTGTTTAAGACTCAGAACAAAGGTTGGGGCATCCGGTGTCTGGATGACGTGGCCAAAGGCTCTTTTGTTTGCATTTATGCAG GTAAAATCTTGACAGACGACTTTGCTGACAAAGAAGGTCTCGAGATGGGTGACGAGTATTTTGCTAACTTGGACCACATAGAAAGTGTGGAAAACTTCAAGGAGGGATATGAAAGTGAGGCTCACTGTTCGGACAGTGAGGGAAGCGGCGTAGATGTGTCCAGGATAAAAATCCAGCCGTCTGCTTTAGCATCGAGCGCCGCTGGCCGACCGCCCAAGAAAA ACCGTAGCTCAAACTCATCAGATGACAGCAACGAGGACGACGAGAAAGACTCAAAGAGCGAAGATGAGAGTGACAGTTCAGACGACACGTTTGTGAAGGACAACTACTTCAGCTCCAGTTCTGTGTGGAGAAGTTACACCACACGTGGTCAAGCCAAGGGCAACAAGGAAG GGAGTCAAGACAGTAAAGACGGAATGAGCATCTCAGTCAAAGGAAGAGACGATGAGAAGCCGCCGTCCATGCCAGAAGAGACGGGGAAGAGCAAAGTGGCGTCCTGGCTGACGAGCCACGGGATGAAGAAA gaaGGCGAGGATAGCAAGAA TCAAATGAAGACAGAATCTGGGAAAAAGCAGGACGTGATGACCGTCTCTGACAGCGATGATGTTCAGACCATCAGCTCAGGATCTGAAGACAacaaggagagggagagggagaaggtCACCCCAG GTGTGATTAAAAAGCAGGTGGCAGTAAAATCTACCCGAGGCATTGCCCTGAAAAATAGCCACAGTATGATGGTGAAAACAAGTACACCTGGAGGTGGGGGAGGGTCATCGGGTCAGGGGGGGAAACATGGACACCAGGGCCAAacggggggaggaggaggaggaggaggaggaggaggaggaggaggagaaaacccTCCCAAATTCACTCGCCTGTTCTTCGATGGTGAAGAGTCGTGCTACATCATTGATGCCAAGCTGGAGGGAAACCTTGGCCGTTACCTCAAT CACAGCTGCAGTCCTAACCTGTTCGTCCAGAACGTGTTTGTGGACACGCATGACCTGCGGTTCCCCTGGGTGGCATTCTTTGCCAGCAA GCGGATCCGGGCCGGCACAGAGCTCACCTGGGACTACAACTATGAGGTGGGCAGCGTGGAGGGGAAAGAGCTGCTGTGCTGCTGTGGATCCACGGAGTGCAGAGGAAGACTGTTGTGA
- the LOC133440613 gene encoding meiotic recombination protein REC8 homolog translates to MFYYPTVLKRHSGCFFILWLVGTKGIKVPRRDFLKVNVSNTCDQLMEYLLGRVPSPCPALPRPCFFLYLSTQLQYGLVTVYHRQCVIFLEELQFFLGKLSKDVLLPDPLSLLKEADGVLDPLFGVLHFPDAMPSPTEFIKMSQEFLRKASPELHELARSTSSEAAELKTGTTASPESITLRETEPLSVPAAEFEGEELIDQHGEMIDFLMAQADPFPAEALEPPRGEQGIELFKEAGDQEESGSSIELQLTMVSSEDSTLLPQEEPTCPNDQNSQRPACPPLTAPHSEGTSKKSEWLRDIWPEVRVKKPKRRRQLIFFDPETQRSPEEQRILDPLLPREIELLWRKAATIVQISGSNLQVGERDPESMDSERDGEAAETEEHTLELSSKEIERGTGEQKGFETSAPSTLPLDLSDPTELSQETPCVSLPGSGESVSPPPDMGGVEAELPPSLLDRVSAGRFHAEQEEPYGEIWIFPGPNYGELFPNL, encoded by the exons atgttttactaCCCAACAGTTTTGAAGCGACATTCGGGATGTTTTTTCATACTCTG GTTGGTTGGAACCAAAGGCATCAAAGTTCCTCGCAGGGATTTCCTGAAAGTCAATGTCTCAAACACTTG TGATCAACTGATGGAGTACTTGCTGGGGCGGGTGCCGTCCCCCTGCCCGGCTCTGCCACGGCCTTGTTTCTTCCTCTACCTCTCCACCCAGCTCCAGTATGGCCTCGTCACCGTCTACCACCGCCAGTGTGTTATTTTCCTGG AGGAACTTCAGTTCTTTCTGGGCAAGCTTTC AAAAGATGTGCTCCTGCCAGATCCTCTGTCTCTACTGAAGGAGGCTGATGGAGTCCTGGATCCTTTGTTTGGGGTGTTGCATTTTCCTGATGCCATGCCCAGTCCAACTGAATTCATAAAG ATGAGTCAGGAGTTTCTGAGGAAAGCCTCTCCTGAGCTTCATGAACTTGCCAGGTCAACTTCTTCAGAGGCTGCTGAGCTGAAAACTG GTACTACTGCATCTCCAGAGTCCATCACTCTGAGAGAGACGGAGCCCCTTTCTGTTCCCGCTGCAGAG TTCGAAGGTGAGGAGCTTATTGATCAACATGGGGAAATGATTGACTTCCTCATGGCTCAAGCTGATCCCTTTCCAGCAG AAGCCTTGGAGCCGCCGAGAGGAGAGCAGGGAATAGAGCTGTTCAAGGAAGCTGGGGACCAGGAAGAATCAGGATCCAGCATCGA GCTGCAGCTGACGATGGTCTCCAGTGAAGACTCCACGTTGTTGCCTCAGGAAGAGCCCACCTGCCCAAATGACCAGAACTCCCAGAGACCAGCGTGTCCTCCCCTCACCGCCCCCCACAGCGAGGGAACATCAAAGAAGTCTGAGTGGCTTCGA GACATCTGGCCGGAGGTGAGGGTGAAAAAACCGAAGAGGAGGAGGCAACTGATCTTCTTCGACCCGGAGACGCAGCGGTCACCGGAGGAGCAGCGGATCCTAGACCCCT TATTGCCGAGAGAGATTGAGTTGTTATGGAGAAAGGCTGCGACCATAGTGCAGATCTCAGGATCCAACCTTCAGGTCGGCGAGAGAGACCCCGAGTCTATGGACTCTGAGAGGGACGGCGAGGCGGCAGAAACAGAGGAGCACACACTTGAGCTGAGCTCTAAAGAG ATCGAGAGAGGAACGGGGGAACAAAAAGGGTTTGAAACTTCAG CTCCGAGTACATTACCACTGGACCTGTCGGACCCAACGGAACTGTCCCAAGAGACCCCCTGTGTGTCCCTGCCCGGGAGTGGAGA gtctgtctcCCCACCGCCGGACATGGGAGGGGTGGAGGCCGAGCTGCCTCCGAGTCTCCTGG ACCGTGTATCAGCGGGGAGGTTTCATGCGGAGCAGGAAGAGCCTTACGGGGAAATCTGGATATTTCCTGGACCCAACTATGGAGAATTGTTTCCGAATTTGTAA
- the setdb1b gene encoding histone-lysine N-methyltransferase SETDB1-B isoform X2 encodes MENSDGMEVDGWDPSLEEELGISLDELKKWIEEAVEKSEIVQKKRNQLTELKEWVEQKEEEEAKTEMLLNDANQSVLECEKLVKAAYQSNGLVYRESSSEDEGGGGGALASEVIEIDDDDDDDVIAVGCLVPPKKTLTPSKDPVLKEASAVLQKTTQQVQKTSQQVQKLVQIVNKPSPSAHLLRSPMQPSGIQGSAPAVFISQAPSSQASTQPNPNMKEDELLVGMSILGKKRTKTWHKGNLVAINAVGNGVFKYKVKFDKGKSLLSGNHVAFDYNPTLESLYVGARVVAKYKDGNLVWLYAGIVAEMPNNKNRMRFLIFFDDGYASYVILPELYPICRPLKHTWEDIEDASCRDFIEEYISAYPSRPMVLLKVGQIIKTEWEGTWWKSKVEEVDGSLVKILFLDDKRSEWIYRGSTRLEPMFNLKMTTANTHEKKLAGHQRTRPNMGALRSKGPVVQYTGVEHVGSSPVKGSQAPATDSPTTPQIQPRPQIQQPQQSQQPQLTQHTHHTQLTQQTQQTQHSQFTQHTQYTKLSQQTPQTPQQTVQPIRIENKHQMAKKSTSPFVPGIGGTHASKLLQSASSNSITLSNVRILTTASTAPSNLTQSYQRQLSSLAPAPAPVTHALATIPQQPSYRAPTDRIFYLAHTCQPACLNRVRPVKSDMHRGKNPLLSPLLYDFRRMTGRRKVNRKMSFHVIYKAPCGLCLRNMGEIQQYIFQTRCDFIFLEMFCLDPYVLVDRPFQPQRPFYYIPDITGGKEDIPLSCVNEIDTTPPPNVAYSKERIPEDGVFINTSADFLVGCECTDGCRDKSKCSCHQLTLQATGCTPGGQINPHAGYQYKRLEECLPTGIYECNKRCKCCAQSCTNRLVQHGLQVRLQLFKTQNKGWGIRCLDDVAKGSFVCIYAGKILTDDFADKEGLEMGDEYFANLDHIESVENFKEGYESEAHCSDSEGSGVDVSRIKIQPSALASSAAGRPPKKNRSSNSSDDSNEDDEKDSKSEDESDSSDDTFVKDNYFSSSSVWRSYTTRGQAKGNKEGSQDSKDGMSISVKGRDDEKPPSMPEETGKSKVASWLTSHGMKKEGEDSKNQMKTESGKKQDVMTVSDSDDVQTISSGSEDNKEREREKVTPGVIKKQVAVKSTRGIALKNSHSMMVKTSTPGGGGGSSGQGGKHGHQGQTGGGGGGGGGGGGGGENPPKFTRLFFDGEESCYIIDAKLEGNLGRYLNHSCSPNLFVQNVFVDTHDLRFPWVAFFASKRIRAGTELTWDYNYEVGSVEGKELLCCCGSTECRGRLL; translated from the exons ATGGAAAACAGTGACGG GATGGAGGTGGATGGCTGGGACCCAAGCCTGGAGGAAGAGCTTGGCATTTCTCTGGATGAGCTCAAGAAATGGATCGAAGAAGCTGTGGAGAAGAGCGAGATTGTacagaagaaaagaaatcagTTGACTGAGCTTAAGGAATGGGTGGagcagaaagaggaggaggaggcgaaGACAGAGATGCTTCTTAATGATGCCAACCA GTCAGTATTAGAGTGTGAGAAGCTGGTGAAGGCAGCTTATCAAAGTAATGGTCTTGTCTACCGGGAGAGCAGCTCGGAGGAcgagggaggtggaggaggtgcaCTGGCCTCTGAAGTCATTGAGatagatgatgacgatgacgacgaTGTTATTGCTGTTGGCTGTT TGGTTCCCCCAAAGAAGACTTTAACTCCTTCCAAAGACCCTGTG TTAAAAGAAGCTTCTGCAGTTCTGCAGAAAACCACCCAGCAGGTGCAGAAAACATCCCAGCAGGTGCAGAAGTTGGTCCAAATTGTCAACAAACCCTCACCAAGTGCACATTTGCTCCGGTCTCCAATGCAGCCTTCAG GTATCCAGGGTTCAGCACCAGCAGTGTTTATATCCCAGGCTCCGTCATCACAAGCATCGACCCAGCCAAACCCTAACATGAAAGAGGATGAACTTTTAGTCGGGATGAGCATTCTGGGAAAGAAACGCACCAAGACATGGCACAAAGGCAACCTCGTTGCTATCAACGCTGTCG GAAATGGTGTGTTCAAGTATAAAGTGAAGTTTGATAAAGGCAAGAGTCTGCTGTCTGGAAACCATGTGGCTTTTGATTACAACCCCACCCTGGAGAGTCTGTACGTCGGCGCTCGAGTTGTTGCTAAATACAAAGATGGCAACCTGGTGTGGCTCTATGCAGGAATCGTAGCAGAGATGCCCAACAACAAGAACCGCATGAG GTTCCTGATTTTCTTTGACGATGGCTATGCTTCGTATGTAATACTACCTGAACTCTATCCAATATGCAGACCAT TAAAACATACTTGGGAGGACATCGAGGATGCATCGTGTCGAGACTTCATCGAGGAGTACATCTCTGCTTATCCCAGCAGGCCAATGGTGCTCCTGAAGGTCGGCCAGATAATCAAGACGGAGTGGGAGGGAACCTGGTGGAAGAGTAAAGTGGAGGAGGTGGATGGCAGCTTGGTCAAGATCCTGTTTTTG GATGACAAGCGGAGCGAGTGGATCTACAGAGGATCCACCAGGTTGGAGCCCATGTTCAATCTGAAAATGACAACGGCAAACACCCACGAAAAGAAGCTGGCTGGCCACCAGAGAACAAGACCTAATATGG GGGCGTTGAGGAGTAAAGGCCCAGTTGTTCAGTACACCGGGGTCGAACACGTTGGGTCGTCTCCTGTGAAAGGATCACAGGCTCCAGCTACTGATTCTCCAACAACGCCGCAGATTCAACCCCGTCCACAAATACAGCAACCCCAGCAGAGTCAGCAACCCCAGCTTACCCAGCATACCCATCATACGCAGCTTACCCAGCAAACCCAGCAAACCCAGCATAGCCAGTTTACCCAACATACCCAGTATACCAAGCTAAGCCAGCAAACCCCTCAGACACCACAACAAACTGTGCAGCCTATTCGCATTGA GAATAAACATCAGATGGCAAAGAAGAGCACATCTCCATTTGTCCCTGGTATTGGGGGCACGCATGCCTCCAAACTCTTGCAGTCTGCATCCTCCAACTCCATCACTCTCTCCAA TGTAAGAATATTGACTACTGCAAGTACTGCCCCATCCAATTTGACGCAGTCGTATCAGAGACAGTTGTCCTCTCTGGCTCCCGCCCCGGCTCCCGTGACGCATGCGCTGGCCACCATCCCTCAGCAGCCCTCGTACCGAGCCCCGACAGACCGCATCTTCTACCTGGCACACACATGCCAACCTGCTTGCCTAAACCGGGTTCGACCGGTAAAATCCGACATGCACAGAGGGAAGAACCCCCTCCTCAGCCCTTTGCTGTACGATTTCAGACGCATGACAGGACGACGCAAAGTCAATCGCAAG ATGTCTTTTCACGTGATCTACAAAGCTCCGTGCGGACTTTGCCTTCGTAACATGGGAGAGATCCAGCAGTACATCTTCCAGACCCGCTGTGACTTTATATTCCTTGAGATGTTCTGTCTGGACCCCTACGTACTTGTGGATCGGCCATTCCAGCCGCAAAGGCCCTTCTATTACATTCCAGACATCACTGGCGGAAAGGAAGACATCCCGCTTTCCTGTGTCAACGAGATTGATACCACCCCACCTCCTAACGTCGCCTACA GTAAAGAGCGTATTCCCGAAGATGGAGTATTTATCAACACGAGTGCAGACTTCTTGGTTGGGTGTGAATGTACTGACGGCTGCCGAGACAA ATCCAAATGCTCGTGCCACCAGCTGACTCTTCAGGCTACAGGTTGTACGCCGGGAGGGCAGATCAACCCACACGCAGGATACCAGTACAAGCGATTAGAGGAGTGCCTGCCCACAGG GATCTACGAGTGTAATAAAAGGTGCAAATGTTGTGCTCAGAGCTGCACTAACCGACTGGTGCAGCATGGCCTGCAGGTCCGACTCCAACTGTTTAAGACTCAGAACAAAGGTTGGGGCATCCGGTGTCTGGATGACGTGGCCAAAGGCTCTTTTGTTTGCATTTATGCAG GTAAAATCTTGACAGACGACTTTGCTGACAAAGAAGGTCTCGAGATGGGTGACGAGTATTTTGCTAACTTGGACCACATAGAAAGTGTGGAAAACTTCAAGGAGGGATATGAAAGTGAGGCTCACTGTTCGGACAGTGAGGGAAGCGGCGTAGATGTGTCCAGGATAAAAATCCAGCCGTCTGCTTTAGCATCGAGCGCCGCTGGCCGACCGCCCAAGAAAA ACCGTAGCTCAAACTCATCAGATGACAGCAACGAGGACGACGAGAAAGACTCAAAGAGCGAAGATGAGAGTGACAGTTCAGACGACACGTTTGTGAAGGACAACTACTTCAGCTCCAGTTCTGTGTGGAGAAGTTACACCACACGTGGTCAAGCCAAGGGCAACAAGGAAG GGAGTCAAGACAGTAAAGACGGAATGAGCATCTCAGTCAAAGGAAGAGACGATGAGAAGCCGCCGTCCATGCCAGAAGAGACGGGGAAGAGCAAAGTGGCGTCCTGGCTGACGAGCCACGGGATGAAGAAA gaaGGCGAGGATAGCAAGAA TCAAATGAAGACAGAATCTGGGAAAAAGCAGGACGTGATGACCGTCTCTGACAGCGATGATGTTCAGACCATCAGCTCAGGATCTGAAGACAacaaggagagggagagggagaaggtCACCCCAG GTGTGATTAAAAAGCAGGTGGCAGTAAAATCTACCCGAGGCATTGCCCTGAAAAATAGCCACAGTATGATGGTGAAAACAAGTACACCTGGAGGTGGGGGAGGGTCATCGGGTCAGGGGGGGAAACATGGACACCAGGGCCAAacggggggaggaggaggaggaggaggaggaggaggaggaggaggagaaaacccTCCCAAATTCACTCGCCTGTTCTTCGATGGTGAAGAGTCGTGCTACATCATTGATGCCAAGCTGGAGGGAAACCTTGGCCGTTACCTCAAT CACAGCTGCAGTCCTAACCTGTTCGTCCAGAACGTGTTTGTGGACACGCATGACCTGCGGTTCCCCTGGGTGGCATTCTTTGCCAGCAA GCGGATCCGGGCCGGCACAGAGCTCACCTGGGACTACAACTATGAGGTGGGCAGCGTGGAGGGGAAAGAGCTGCTGTGCTGCTGTGGATCCACGGAGTGCAGAGGAAGACTGTTGTGA